The following are encoded together in the Mycosarcoma maydis chromosome 4, whole genome shotgun sequence genome:
- a CDS encoding uncharacterized protein (related to SWH1 - Member of an oxysterol-binding protein family), whose translation MTHASNGSLTSGDDVAEAVYSFKLLEALRKGDQQALIPLLQSNTKSANLLAKESTSPLHLAVRCADFNIISFLLNYKTIHLNATEAQNGNTALHIASASGRDDIVQLLLDQQDIDDTKPNKDGRDALAVAKSPEIAQRIQVSRAQLNAKYLDHLDAYEQDVSRADANIHDLLNLPRHAVIDLNAHSTNGSTLLHEAVKRKDMRMIETAVRKGADVYARDRLGKRVNDVTKDERVRALLRQLHNADAAKASQASQSGQPPCFKGYLGKWTNIAHGYKTRWFVLEDGILSYYHNQDDEGKQSRGAINMRYAKIRADNNDKHRFEIISETGKGTSKLYLRGTHPVERARWVQVLQQTKEFFNLERQSSRATEHFYRQRAPSTSSLSFTHSIQTSTALANPAAIVRPSSTAPSEKGSRTGFLSLKSPSTQPPSGTASERSLPLLNRSPSLLSRPSSDERGEDEAGAAGAAAARLPYDNEFRLTAEALKAQAEASQRLVETLIASNALVTASDSGSTAKHSRTLSSSNGSNPDTVHSALDAAIRSNLQLVERYQTMVAAREAYMAKRYERELQIKHLWEENMAVLAQQHAEMETQLKEAAAENARRRKALREVRETMGSSPGSILSPGGVGGALATSSYVASPLHAHDQRRQSTLQSYEMADSGGAGSLAARRLGEEGGAQLQLDDQLTPPIQAQRSTILGIADEKSMARDSMDDAEDDFFDAIETGDLPGLKVEQALSQPETDLDQWPDRFDTEVIDEVVKTSLEPYRHLRTELPIGKDDRPSVSLWAILKNNIGKDLSKITFPVSFNEPTSMLQRMAEDMEFSECLDAASMQEDSTKRIAYVAAFAMSNYSSTIGRIAKPFNPLLGETFEYMRPDKKYRYFSEQVSHHPPISACLAQSPTWDYMGCVDAKSKFLGRTFEIRPTGVAHVNLKVPRKWVKTNKELTTAPMLSGDHVLEHYSWNKVTTSVSGFIVGNPTIDHFGDMEVTNHATGDRCVLTFKPRGWRGKDAFEIRGSVLDAQGTLRWDIAGRWNSQLVARKCGAGSGDLNPDESVDAPDGQIATAQPLAEYLLLWRNSEKPASPFNLTPFAITLNSCPDELRPWLAPTDCRLRPDLSAFESGKFDQANELKQKLENFQRETRRMRETGELPPHEPRWFKRTTDADTREQLWQPLAAAPGSGANGKEATSYWAERYQVGSKKANGIHAEWSNVYHIFGDFEVR comes from the coding sequence ATGACGCACGCTTCGAATGGCAGCCTCACATCGGGCGACGATGTCGCTGAAGCTGTCTACAgcttcaagctgctcgaagccCTGAGAAAGGGCGACCAGCAGGCACTCATCCCCCTTCTACAATCAAATACCAAATCCGCAAACTTGCTTGCAAAGGAAAGCACCAGTCCTCTCCATCTCGCCGTCCGCTGTGCCGACTTCAACATCATCTCGTTTCTCTTGAACTACAAAACCATTCATCTCAATGCGACCGAGGCCCAAAACGGCAACACGGCTCTTCATATCGCCTCAGCGTCCGGTCGCGATGACATcgtccagctgctgctcgatcagcaAGACATTGACGACACCAAACCCAACAAGGACGGCAGAGATGCTCTCGCAGTCGCCAAATCTCCCGAGATCGCTCAACGCATCCAAGTCAGTCGCGCTCAGCTCAACGCCAAGTatctcgatcatctcgacgcttACGAACAAGACGTCTCGCGTGCCGACGCCAACATCCACGACCTGCTCAACTTGCCACGACACGCCGTCATCGACCTCAACGCGCACAGCACCAACGGCAGTACGCTCCTTCACGAGGCCGTCAAGCGCAAGGACATGCGCATGATCGAGACCGCCGTCCGCAAGGGCGCAGACGTCTATGCCCGTGACCGTCTCGGCAAGCGCGTCAACGACGTCACCAAGGACGAAAGGGTCAGAGCGCTCTTGCGTCAGCTTCACAATGCTGACGCTGCCAAGGCCTCGCAGGCCAGTCAGTCAGGCCAACCGCCTTGCTTCAAGGGCTACCTCGGAAAGTGGACCAACATCGCCCACGGATACAAGACGCGATGGTTTGTCCTTGAGGACGGCATCCTCTCCTACTACCACAACCAGGACGATGAGGGCAAGCAGTCGCGCGGCGCCATCAACATGCGCTATGCCAAGATTCGCGCCGACAACAACGACAAGCATCGCTTCGAGATCATCAGCGAGACCGGCAAGGGCACCTCCAAGCTGTACCTTCGCGGCACACATCCCGTCGAGCGCGCCAGATGGGTGCAGGTGCTCCAGCAGACAAAGGAGTTCTTCAACCTCGAGCGACAATCGAGCCGTGCCACCGAACACTTTTACCGCCAACGCGCGccttccacctcttcgCTCTCGTTCACGCACAGCATTCAGACTTCGACAGCGCTCGCCAACCCCGCTGCCATCGTCCGTCCCTCGTCCACCGCCCCCAGCGAAAAGGGCAGCCGTACCGGTTTCCTCTCGCTCAAGTCGCCCAGCACACAGCCCCCCTCGGGCACGGCAAGCGAACGATCGCTGCCGCTACTCAACCGTAGCCCAAGTCTGCTCAGCCGGCCGTCAAGCGACGAACGAGGCGAAGATGAAGCTGGTGCGGcgggcgcagcagcagcacgtcTGCCATACGACAACGAGTTCCGTCTCACCgccgaagcgctcaaggcgcaGGCCGAAGCAAGTcagcgcctcgtcgagacgctgaTCGCCTCCAACGCACTTGTCACTGCCAGCGACAGTGGCAGCACAGCCAAGCACAGCCGCACTTTGTCGAGCTCCAATGGCAGCAACCCCGACACGGTGCACTCGgctctcgacgctgcaaTCAGGAGCAACCTCCAGCTGGTTGAGCGCTACCAGACCATGGTTGCTGCACGTGAAGCTTACATGGCCAAGCGTTACGAGCGAGAGCTGCAGATCAAGCATCTTTGGGAAGAAAACATGGCCGTCTTGGCGCAACAGCACGCCGAGATGGAAACGCAGCTCAaggaagctgctgccgaaaATGCGCGCAGGCGAAAAGCGTTGCGCGAAGTGCGCGAGACCATGGGTTCATCGCCAGGTTCGATTCTGTCGCCTGGCGGTGTTGGTGGCGCGCTTGCTACGTCGAGCTACGTGGCGTCGCCGCTTCACGCTCATGATCAACGCCGTCAGTCGACGCTCCAGTCGTACGAGATGGCTGACAGCGGTGGAGCGGGCTCACTCGCTGCGCGTCGGCTTGGCGAAGAGGGCGgtgcgcagctgcagctcgacgaccagCTAACGCCTCCGATCCAGGCTCAGCGTTCCACCATCCTGGGCATCGCCGACGAAAAGAGCATGGCGCGCGACTCGATGGATGACGCTGAGGACGATTTCTTCGACGCCATCGAAACGGGTGATCTGCCTGGTCTCAAAGTGGAGCAGGCGCTCAGCCAGCCTGAGACGGATCTCGACCAATGGCCCGATCGCTTCGACACGGAGGTGATCGATGAGGTCGTCAAGACGTCGCTGGAACCGTACAGGCATCTGCGAACCGAGTTGCCGATTGGCAAAGACGACCGACCTTCGGTGTCGCTATGGGCTATCCTCAAGAACAATATTGGCAAGGATCTCTCCAAGATCACGTTTCCTGTCAGCTTCAACGAACccacgtcgatgctgcagcGAATGGCCGAGGACATGGAGTTTTCCGAGTGTCTTGACGCTGCGTCGATGCAGGAGGACTCGACCAAGCGTATCGCATACGTCGCTGCATTCGCCATGAGCAACTACTCGTCCACGATCGGTCGAATTGCCAAGCCGTTCAACCCGTTGCTGGGAGAGACATTTGAGTACATGCGCCCAGACAAGAAGTACCGGTACTTCTCGGAGCAAGTGTCGCACCACCCGCCCATCTCGGCGTGCTTGGCGCAATCGCCCACGTGGGACTACATGGGCtgcgtcgacgccaagtCCAAGTTCCTGGGACGTACGTTTGAGATCCGACCGACGGGCGTAGCGCACGTCAACCTCAAGGTGCCACGAAAGTGGGTGAAAACCAACAAGGAACTCACCACGGCGCCTATGTTGTCGGGAGACCACGTGCTAGAGCACTACTCGTGGAACAAGGTGACGACGTCGGTCTCGGGCTTCATCGTGGGCAACCCTACGATCGACCATTTCGGCGATATGGAGGTGACGAACCACGCGACGGGCGATCGCTGCGTGCTTACGTTCAAGCCGCGAGGTTGGCGGGGCAAGGATGCTTTCGAGATCCGCGGCAGCGTGTTGGATGCGCAAGGTACGTTGCGATGGGACATTGCGGGTCGGTGGAACTCGCAGCTGGTAGCGCGAAAGTGTGGAGCTGGCTCGGGCGATCTGAATCCTGACGAGTCCGTGGATGCTCCCGACGGACAAATCGCTACGGCCCAGCCTCTGGCCGAGtatctgctgctgtggcgCAACTCGGAAAAGCCCGCATCGCCGTTCAACTTGACACCGTTTGCCATCACGCTCAACTCGTGTCCGGACGAGTTGCGACCGTGGCTCGCGCCAACCGACTGTCGACTCCGCCCAGACCTGAGTGCGTTTGAGAGCGGCAAGTTCGACCAGGCCAACGAGTTgaagcagaagctcgagaaTTTCCAACGCGAGACTAGGAGGATGCGCGAAACGGGCGAGTTGCCGCCTCATGAGCCGCGCTGGTTCAAGAGGACCACGGATGCGGATACGAGGGAGCAGCTGTGGCAGCcgttggctgctgcgcctggCTCTGGCGCTAATGGCAAGGAGGCCACCTCCTACTGGGCAGAGAGGTACCAGGTTGGCTCGAAAAAGGCCAACGGAATCCACGCCGAATGGAGCAACGTCTATCATATTTTTGGTGATTTCGAGGTTCGCTGA
- a CDS encoding uncharacterized protein (related to MKC7 - aspartyl protease of the periplasmic space) has product MIFSRRWTIGVLVCITLLAISSRATPSNPPAFFHNSRDRPTVISLRAPDHLVTTSTDHASTQRELQHASVARRRSLFARQDRRASTSSTNSNDKIQTLGYLSGAYQVPLNLSSSPAQLVFVQLDTGSSDLWITSTACASSQCQDDKVLRFDSQKSTTFQPIQVDSETRLNLTASSFGGNATNNTRSSSHGTDGYAKRQTKEMVDIPFSIYYDDTTSASGVVVADKVGISDLSVDQQAFALINATNVTLGEQGISGVLGLGFARGSVVSRSLIGYADQIGAQVKILPFLTSLLQTSGASYPLFGLYLTRQGGTATFGAVDPAILPSQRERSQVEWYDVYPFPSGDTSVPANNTLNLDASALGPYVQWVLPLTSVGVSGQQATLRPSFTSLRTSLALLDTGSSSILGPPSAVASIFSSIRNSRHVGDGRFIVPCDTTDRMYFSFGGRNITLLPSDYIIGPDAQQPYLCFAWPSAAQADASGVDWILGTPFLRAVYSVFSIGINGKEPPKVGLYPLRQRADATQSSVVFSPQPTADLSSFLRNHATTINSVLPNSLVSLQSQSSVAYFFANATSTPTLGVVPTKVAASSTYRALLPTRSAATADDLPVIASTCSALPVPGNPASDGHSNSATRITTRCSRLASLLVLMLTLLPCMLV; this is encoded by the coding sequence ATGATCTTTTCTCGGCGCTGGACAATCGGCGTGCTAGTATGCATCACGCTTCTGGCCATATCGTCAAGAGCGACTCCTTCGAATCCGCCAGCCTTCTTCCACAACTCACGCGACCGTCCAACTGTCATCTCACTACGAGCGCCCGACCATCTGGTCACAACAAGCACCGACCACGCGTCTACGCAACGTGAACTCCAACACGCCTCGGTCGCGCGTCGCCGCTCGCTCTTCGCGCGTCAGGACCGTCGTGCTTCCACATCGAGCACCAACTCGAATGACAAGATCCAAACGCTCGGCTACCTCTCTGGCGCATATCAAGTGCCGCTCAACCTCTCCTCGAGCCCCGCACAGCTGGTGTTTGTCCAGCTAGACACGGGCTCCTCGGATCTCTGGATCACGTCCACCGCTTGCGCCTCGTCGCAATGCCAGGATGACAAAGTGCTCAGATTCGATTCGCAAAAGAGCACCACGTTCCAGCCGATCCAGGTAGATTCCGAGACAAGGCTCAATCTTACCGCCTCGAGCTTTGGCGGCAATGCTACCAACAACACccgctcgtcctcgcaTGGTACTGACGGCTATGCGAAGCGTCAAACGAAAGAAATGGTCGACATCCCATTCTCGATCTATTACGACGACACCACATCTGCCTCCGGCGTCGTGGTGGCGGACAAGGTGGGCATCAGTGATCTGAGCGTGGATCAGCAGGCGTTTGCGTTGATCAACGCGACCAATGTGACGTTAGGTGAGCAGGGCATTTCAGGTGTGCTCGGCTTGGGATTTGCTCGCGGAAGCGTAGTATCCAGGAGTCTGATCGGGTATGCAGATCAGATCGGTGCGCAGGTCAAGATACTGCCATTCctgacgagcttgctgcagaCGAGTGGCGCCTCCTACCCGTTGTTCGGACTGTACTTGACACGACAAGGAGGTACAGCGACGTTTGGTGCGGTCGACCCAGCCATTCTGCCGAGTCAGAGAGAGCGAAGTCAGGTGGAATGGTACGACGTTTACCCGTTTCCTTCCGGCGACACATCTGTGCCGGCGAACAACAcgctcaacctcgacgCATCTGCGCTCGGGCCGTACGTGCAGTGGGTGTTGCCGCTGACGTCGGTTGGCGTCTCCGGTCAGCAAGCCACACTGCGTCCTAGCTTTACGTCGCTACGCACGtcgcttgcgctgctcgatactggctcgtcgtccatACTCGGCCCGCCGTCGGCTGTGGCGTCGATCTTCTCGTCGATCCGCAACAGCCGGCACGTCGGCGACGGTCGCTTCATCGTGCCATGCGACACTACAGATCGCATGTACTTTTCTTTTGGTGGTCGAAACATCACACTGCTCCCCTCGGACTACATTATCGGGCCCGATGCACAGCAGCCGTATTTGTGCTTTGCCTGGCCTTCAGCTGCGCAAGCCGACGCAAGCGGCGTGGATTGGATCCTGGGTACGCCGTTTTTACGAGCGGTCTACTCGGTGTTTTCGATCGGCATCAACGGTAAGGAGCCGCCCAAGGTGGGGCTGTACCCGCTCAGGCAGCGCGCCGATGCTACACAGAGCTCTGTCGTCTTTTCACCGCAACCGACGGCGGATCTGTCGAGCTTTCTGCGCAACCATGCCACGACCATCAACAGCGTACTGCCCAACTCGTTGGTTTCGCTCCAGTCACAAAGCAGCGTAGCGTACTTCTTTGCGAATGCGACATCCACGCCAACGCTCGGTGTAGTGCCCACCAAAGTAGCTGCATCCAGCACCTACCGTGCTCTGCTTCCAACGCGCtccgccgccaccgccgacgATCTGCCCGTCATAGCAAGCACTTGCAGCGCCTTACCCGTTCCCGGCAACCCTGCCTCAGATGGCCACTCGAACTCTGCCACTCGCATCACCACGCGGTGCTCGCGACTTGCATCTCTGCTCGTACTCATGCTCACCTTACTGCCCTGTATGCTCGTGTGA
- a CDS encoding uncharacterized protein (related to GEF1 protein), translating to MLPRHRPFPDPSHPHPRHFLPTISNAQNSRGSSPPISHPPPLHCSTLPFAYSAQHERASAILYRAVPPRSSFSHPTSLPTDPCSQHCYDHRLVCATPFSLDRESLSSRPDQHHHHDDDHDDDRSQARSSTHRAHLAPGLTASDRRHTSLTRLPLLSTTMTATAPVDLLARIGPASGMHSPFSISHPLLARDAPPSSSYYSSSTPRSPFSSSLGPSNDVGAPKNAALLDALAGPSSAMHPSSSSYSSYSPYSSSASISAASPSNLEFRQNSASAISASGNFGGSAASSSTNGTSLGQSGSSSGANRGSADRDRSQRNSGAGDGSDAGGNGDDGSKDAGEKDKSKKANPLVDLLETEAAYVSELSKVIKKVAAAWSRSNFPPPELDTMFRNIESVYRANRNFLKALKEIGPNPSSPKALGDLLMKWIDDLEAPYTRFCENYLADFDAWSTVQSNPRLSKLLQEVSGATDAQGRPVIFSDRKRDPNEPWTLDALFALPHIRLKYYKKLYSRLLKSTQPGRSDHRLLVRANEKLDELVDKSKRRLAVSVLDEAAGRESRDSSFADSNVTSETSPRDRVSSATSASESQSPSVHPVQTSVTKPFPSPPRVSAAEPSNGSNTGPVSSVLRASTPPGIPLLGAPPTAQLNGLSIDQPTISSRRPDLIRVNSETVSVHESGSQTAGEHVASSRTNSLSQPIELLEKRLETSRTLDIFTMKPKKCQLQMNPPNLPFARFMRKSADVVIHFTPSSGAPEISIRRAHMFLLTDLFLVCERMTPSEKAELSKGGVGPDMWLLYPPLAGKHLRVTDLGGQGNVLSITILKKEKLIVHTDSREAKEDWLEHFADCQKFAANLGLKVKTGATSASTPSASSNSNSSGSVPSGATLGSGAPILTTPALSPAISITPSSTHGHDEIVEVPASLSQEAANSPVMNSDLSRQASFNSVASFPKGPAMNSPDLNVFPPGSNSAFSPRSPSPSHFAPGSGPSGPRGSPMMRPAIISPSNGAFSPETSPAFGPARYGPGAVGPNGPNGPINMGRPPLMQDPNMPPRSLGAMRAPGGPNGPGGPMPFPRGGPSPVPGQMAGGGPGNSPGFGPMHVRPGIGPGPGLGTMGLGGPPFLNGAPRPHMGRMAAGATGPQGAPGGPIWAPGSSRPPPNGMPPREAMRRPSAPNLRQASHGSSGGGRTSDEGDGGRSFIRTRSVSSTGSTAPKLPSAMMKEGRDRSERGTDVSPPSSPVSKRQGPFRSTVSAQMRCKLFLKQSHAQWKSLGNTRLKLYHILPDDIKQLVVENDRKTLISTIVLTDGVERVGKVGVAVELSDQGNRTGIIYMLQMRSEESAAGLFGQLLEGSDRTAAAISMGGSLA from the coding sequence ATGCTGCCTCGCCATCGGCCTTTCCCTGATCCCTcccatcctcatcctcgacactTCCTACCCACAATATCCAATGCACAAAACTCCCGTGGCTCCTCACCACCTATCTCGCATCCACCACCTTTGCACTGCTCCACACTTCCCTTTGCATACTCAGCCCAACACGAAAGAGCCAGCGCCATCCTTTACCGTGCTGTTCCTCCTCGCAGCTCCTTCAGCCACCCCACCTCCTTGCCAACCGACCCGTGCTCTCAGCATTGCTACGATCACCGTCTCGTGTGCGCTACTCCATTCAGCCTCGATCGCGAGTCTCTTTCGTCTCGGCCAgaccagcaccaccaccacgacgacgaccacgACGACGACCGCAGTCAAGCCCGTAGTAGCACCCACCGAGCGCACCTTGCACCTGGCCTCACAGCCTCCGATCGCCGCCACACCTCGCTCACTCGTCTCCCCTTGCTATCCACCACTATGACGGCGACAGCCCCCGTCGATTTGCTCGCGCGCATTGGCCCCGCTAGTGGCATGCACAGCCCCTTTTCGATATCCCATCCGCTCTTAGCTCGCGACGCTCCACCTTCTTCATCCTACTactcgagctcaacgccAAGATCTCCCTTTTCCTCCTCCCTCGGCCCCTCCAACGACGTCGGTGCACCCAAAAACGCCGCtttgctcgatgcgctcgccgGTCCATCCAGTGCCATGCACccctcgtcctcttcctaCTCCTCTTACTCCCCCTActcctcctctgcctcgaTCTCCGCAGCCAGCCCTTCTAACCTTGAGTTCAGGCAAAATTCAGCCTCAGCCATCTCTGCTAGTGGCAATTTCGGTGGCTCTGCCGCCTCCTCGAGCACCAATGGCACCTCTCTCGGCCAGTCTGGCTCAAGTAGCGGCGCAAATCGTGGCTCAGCAGATCGCGACCGCTCACAGCGCAACAGCGGAGCCGgcgatggaagcgatgcagGAGGAAACGGCGACGACGGTTCCAAGGATGCCGGCGAAAAGGACAAATCCAAAAAGGCCAATCCgcttgtcgatctgctcgagaccgaagcCGCCTACGTTTCCGAGCTTAGCAAGGTCATCAAAAAGGTGGCCGCAGCCTGGTCTCGCTCCAATTTCCCCCCACCCGAACTCGACACCATGTTTCGCAACATCGAATCTGTCTACCGAGCCAATCGCAACTTtctcaaggcgctcaaaGAGATCGGCCCCAACCCTTCCTCACCCAAAGCGCTCGGCGATCTGCTCATGAAGTGGATCGACGACCTCGAGGCGCCCTACACCCGCTTCTGCGAAAACTACCTAGCCGACTTTGACGCTTGGTCTACCGTCCAGTCGAATCCGCGTCTATCCAAGCTCCTCCAAGAGGTCTCGGGTGCCACAGACGCCCAAGGTCGTCCCGTCATTTTCAGCGACCGAAAGCGCGATCCCAACGAGCCATGGACGCTCGATGCTCTATTTGCGCTACCGCACATCCGTCTCAAATACTACAAGAAGCTCTATTCACGCCTCCTCAAAAGCACACAACCGGGCAGAAGCGATCACCGTCTCCTCGTACGCGCCAacgagaagctcgacgagctcgttgaCAAGTCCAAACGCCGGCTCGCAGTTTCGGtcctcgacgaggctgccGGTCGCGAGTCACGCGATAGCTCCTTTGCCGATAGCAACGTCACCAGTGAAACCTCACCGCGCGATCGTGTCTCATCTgccacctcggcttccGAGTCGCAGTCGCCCAGTGTGCACCCCGTCCAGACATCCGTCACCAAACCAtttccttctcctcctcgcgTCTCGGCGGCAGAGCCAAGCAATGGTTCCAACACCGGCCCTGTCTCCTCTGTACTTCGAGCATCAACACCGCCAGGCATCCCACTGCTCGGAGCACCACCCACGGCCCAGCTCAATGGCCTCAGTATCGACCAGCccaccatctcgtctcGGCGCCCTGACTTGATCCGTGTCAACTCTGAAACGGTGAGCGTCCACGAAAGCGGCTCACAGACGGCTGGCGAGCACGTTGCATCGTCACGCACCAACTCGCTCTCGCAGcccatcgagctgctcgagaagcgccTCGAAACTTCCAGGACGCTCGACATTTTTACCATGAAGCCCAAAAAGTGCCAGCTCCAGATGAACCCGCCCAACTTGCCCTTTGCTCGCTTCATGCGCAAGTCGGCTGACGTTGTGATCCACTTTACTCCCTCCAGTGGCGCTCCCGAAATCAGTATCCGCAGGGCGCACATGTTTTTGCTGACCGACCTCTTCTTGGTCTGCGAGCGCATGACCCCAAGCGAGAAGGCCGAGCTTTCCAAAGGCGGCGTGGGTCCCGACATGTGGCTTCTATACCCGCCCCTCGCCGGCAAGCATCTGCGCGTCACCGACCTGGGTGGACAGGGCAACGTCTTGtccatcaccatcctcaaAAAGGAAAAGCTGATCGTACATACCGACTCTCGCGAGGCAAAAGAGGATTGGCTCGAGCATTTCGCCGACTGCCAAAAGTTTGCGGCCAATCTTGGTCTCAAAGTCAAGACGGGCGCCACCAGCGCATCCACCCCGtctgcaagcagcaacagcaacagcagtgGTAGTGTTCCTTCCGGTGCTACATTGGGCTCCGGAGCGCCCATTCTTACCACACCTGCACTCTCTCCTGCCATTTCCATCACGCCCTCTTCCACGCATGGACACGATGAGATCGTAGAGGTGCCAGCATCCTTGAGCCAGGAGGCAGCCAATTCGCCTGTCATGAATTCGGATCTTTCCAGACAGGCTTCGTTCAACTCGGTCGCATCGTTCCCCAAGGGGCCTGCGATGAACTCACCAGATCTCAACGTTTTTCCACCTGGCAGCAATTCGGCTTTCTCGCCTCGTTCGCCTTCCCCTTCGCATTTCGCGCCCGGCAGTGGTCCCAGTGGTCCACGAGGTTCGCCGATGATGCGTCCTGCCATCATTTCGCCTAGCAACGGTGCATTTTCCCCTGAAACGAGCCCAGCGTTTGGCCCTGCGCGCTACGGTCCTGGCGCGGTTGGCCCCAACGGACCTAACGGACCCATCAACATGGGACGGCCACCATTGATGCAAGATCCCAACATGccacctcgctcgctaGGCGCTATGAGAGCACCTGGTGGACCCAACGGACCCGGCGGACCCATGCCGTTTCCACGTGGGGGGCCTAGTCCAGTTCCTGGTCAGATGGCCGGTGGCGGCCCAGGTAACAGTCCTGGTTTCGGCCCAATGCATGTTCGACCGGGAATCGGACCGGGACCAGGACTGGGAACGATGGGGCTTGGTGGACCACCCTTTTTGAATGGTGCGCCGCGCCCACACATGGGACGAATGGCTGCTGGCGCTACGGGGCCTCAAGGCGCACCTGGTGGTCCTATCTGGGCTCCAGGATCGTCTCGTCCTCCGCCTAACGGTATGCCGCCACGTGAAGCCATGAGAAGGCCGTCTGCGCCCAACCTTCGCCAAGCATCGCACGGTTCGTCCGGCGGTGGACGCACGTCGGACGAAGGCGATGGAGGTCGATCGTTTATCCGCACGCGTTCGGTCTCGAGCACTGGGTCCACGGCGCCCAAACTTCCCTCGGCGATGATGAAGGAAGGTCGCGATCGAAGCGAGCGCGGTACCGATGTCTCACCGCCCAGTAGCCCTGTCTCGAAGCGACAAGGGCCATTCCGCAGCACGGTCTCTGCGCAGATGCGATGTAAATTGTTCCTCAAGCAGAGTCACGCGCAGTGGAAGTCGTTGGGCAACACCAGGCTGAAGCTCTACCACATTTTGCCGGATGACATCAAACagttggtggtggaaaACGATCGGAAAacgctcatctcgacgatTGTACTGACGGATGGCGTGGAGCGCGTCGGCAAAGTGGGGGTGGcggtcgagttgagcgaCCAGGGGAATAGGACAGGTATCATTTATATGCTGCAGATGCGAAGCGAAGAGTCGGCTGCAGGCTTGTTTGGCCAATTGTTGGAGGGCAGTGATCGAACCGCAGCGGCGATCTCGATGGGTGGCAGTCTTGCGTGA
- a CDS encoding uncharacterized protein (related to DPB3 - third-largest subunit of DNA polymerase II): MSQTVSPSSPGPSAVSPSKPQAKAARGTSIFPTARVARIIKADRDVDICSKEATFLISVATEIFLKRLTDEAYTNAKLDKRKNVLYKDLSRAVQQNEYLEFLKDAIPTPVALSTALEARQQKSQQRQLEEEMILEGTLQQDDEDEQEEEEEEEEEEDEDEDEDEDEQEQEQEQEQEQEQEDAAEEEATDDHADQDRAEEQDVPADDHSTRAVRVKTSSKKSAPKKSKSRSKFTDSQDDVQMLNDTDQDDQ, translated from the coding sequence ATGTCGCAGACCGTCTCGCCTAGCTCACCGGGTCCGTCGGCCGTCTCGCCGTCCAAGCCTCAAGCGAAAGCTGCACGCGGCACGTCGATCTTTCCCACAGCCCGAGTTGCACGCATCATCAAGGCGGATCGCGACGTCGACATCTGCTCCAAGGAAGCGACTTTCCTCATTAGCGTTGCCACCGAGATTTTCCTCAAGAGACTCACCGACGAAGCATATACAAATGCAAAGCTGGACAAACGCAAAAACGTCTTGTACAAGGATCTATCGCGCGCAGTACAGCAGAACGAGTATCTCGAATTTCTAAAGGATGCCATCCCGACACCAGTGGCGCTGTCCACCGCGTTGGAGGCCAGACAGCAAAAGTCTCAACAGAGACAGTTGGAGGAGGAGATGATTCTGGAAGGAACGTTGCAGCAGgatgatgaagacgagcaagaagaagaagaagaagaagaagaagaagaggacgaggatgaggatgaggacgaggatgagcaagagcaggagcaggagcaggagcaggagcaggagcaggaggatgctgctgaagaagaagctACGGACGATCACGCTGATCAGGACCGAGCAGAAGAACAAGATGTGCCCGCAGACGACCATTCCACTCGAGCGGTGCGCGTCaaaacaagctcgaagaaaTCTGCTCCCAAAAAGAGCAAGTCGAGGTCCAAATTCACCGACTCCCAAGACGACGTCCAGATGCTCAACGACACGGACCAAGATGACCAATAG